The segment agcaAAGAAACATAGAACAGGTACTagtgtaaatgaataaaaaaaatcttagaacgAGTAAAatttaagttgaatatgcaaatcaaggttaaaacgaacaaaaatattttgctattgcaGGATAaataaacccaaaacgaacagaaattaataaataataatagcaaacacatatacaataggtactaatgtaaatgagtaaataaatattaacgaatgaaacttaaattgaatatatataaatcagGCTTGAAACGACCAAAAATCTCAACAAACAAGAGTTAAgattttgcctccttctctgtaaaagtctaaaacctgctgcgtcattggtgctttactggaaacaaattaaaatatttccttttgaacttattacaacattgaaaataaaaataaaaattacagtaaaatcaaattttcaattgatgagttttcagcaattattatcattatacaTCAAATGTTTAGTTTAATTCTATTAGTCCTTCCCGGATTGTTCAAGATAAATATcgcttcactacaaacaagagttggATACTGTCACCTTCCCTTATTGTAAAAGTCTAAGGCCTACTGTGTCTTTGGTGCTTCACTGAGAACGAattatataacaaatattttcttttgaaaattaaaaccaaatcacagtgaaataaaataaaaataaaactgatgatccctcaacaattaatatcattaaatcaaacattcagtttgattttatttgtacattCCGAAACTATTCTAGATAAATATGGTTTTCAGTAGAGTGTTAATGATGCAGTAGGCTTTAGTCTTTTACAGTAAGAAAAGGAGGCAAAAATCTAACtcttatttttagtgatttttgttcgtttcaagcttgatttgcctgttcaatttttactcgttttaagatttatttattcatttatgttagtacctattgtatgtttgtttgctatgattgtttatttagtttttgttagttttgagtttgattcatacttcaatagcaaaatatttttgttcgttttcagcttcatttgcatgttcaatttaaattttactcattttatggtttatttattaatttatattagtacctgttatttactttctgttcgttttgggtttcatttattctataatagtaatttcttgtcaCTTTTAGTTTGAGTTAttttaggtttctatttctttggatcttaagtttaatatggcctttacttttctttcaattgatTTGACATCTTAGTAacaaaaatgagttatttttctACGATTGTAATTCATTATTTTCCTGGACCCTGGTAGGGTTGGAAAGAGAGTACTTAGAGCTACTGTCATTGAAAATTCAAACTGGAGGCTCTGTGTCCCTCCAAAgagacatttaaatttaaaatattagtgGCAGAGAACATGGCCCCCTGGGTCGAACATTGTGAAACTTGCTCACCAAAGGTAGTATACTCATCATGGTCTAATCCCACGGTGTCACCACAACTCCGACACTCCACAGATTCAATTAGTTCCGGCCTCACCGATTTGTACTGTGGGCTTACCATGGTTACTACCAGTAGGGGTGtgatgtatattttatatttacatttcaAATGTCGAAAGTAAGTaaagtgtttgttttttaaatgaatctaCACGACAAAACAACAAAGTATCCCgttgataaaatatatttaaaaatcttttttattatatttactgcAGACATTCACATGTTTAGTCTCAAgttcttcattaaaaattgaaaactgcTTTTTGTTTTGACTACTTCGTTCCACATTCTCCTTGAACATTAAACGGCCATTCACAAATCTGTTTTGAAGCATCAAATACCAACCCATCGGGACATTTCTGAAAAACAGATTTATGGTTAGATAGTTGTTGCTCTCTTTTTACATGAGGCAAAGTAATAGAAGCCACAttccttttaaaattgaaagcttttTCAACCAGGATCAGATCATCTTTTAAGAGTATCGATTTTCTGTTTGTCGAAACAAGTTCTGATGTTTCACATGCGTAAGGTGTGCACCTCAGAGCTAAAGCTCATGAGCTCATGCAACTCAGAGCTCACGCTCATGAGCTCATGCACATCAGAGCTCAGGCACCTCAGAGCTCAACTCAACGCTCGTCAAAAACCTGTAGCATAACAAGGTAGTATATGGTGGCATTTTCCCAATATATACGACATTGGTAGTTTTTCTATCAAACTACCTTTCTATAAGGAAACAGATAAAAGCTCCAATAGGGTTATGTCCTTTCATTATACAGTTCAAATTCTACACAAAACCTCTGTATATGTCGACGACATAGTCATCATCATTagtagaaaaactaaaatattagaattaaatcaaactatatctatatagaacaaaataataaaatccgGGTCACAGCAAGTTTCCAATCCATTGCCTTAGAGTGTTCATTATAAGTGAGTCCATTCAAAGTCTCGAGTTATTTAATATTGCTTAAATTCACGTTGAATTTTTACCGAAGGAAGTACAATcttcttttcatctaattgcaagCGAAATATTGCTTAATTTATAGTTGGTCTGTCATCCCCACATATGTGACGTTGGTATTTTTCCCAAAACCAAACTGCCTTTCTATACCAAAACAATTAAAGTTCCAACAGGGATAGGTCCATTTATTAAACTGTGAAAAACCTATGCCAAAGCTCTAAAACTCTCATTTGTTTCGTCATAAAAAGGGAGTGTGGCCTCAGAAAACACCAAGGTTGTATATTTTTAGGATGATAAACCAAGAATCAAATCATCAATATTGTATTTCCAATTAGAAAACAAGAAGATTGCACCacattaattaaaattcaacGTAAATTAAAGCAATTTTAAAGAACTGAAGACTTTGATTGAACCCAGTTATTATGAGCCCTTTAAGCCAATGGACCGGAAATTTTGTTTGACTCGgaagttattattttgttctgcataaatatagttttgctttaattttaatACATTGGAATGTCTAGAGcttttatatatgttttccGCTGTCTAATAAAAGTATCTATCCCTATTGGAACTCTTATTtgtttcgtcatagaaaggcagtgttgtcATGAAAAAAATACCGACGTTGTAGATATGGGGAAGATAGACCACCTATAAATTCAGCAATATTTcgtttgcaattaaaaaaatattaatttaccaacttcattaaaaattcaacataaattttaagcaatattaaagagttcaaaactttgaaggGGCCCAGTTATAACGAACCCTTTAAGCCAATGGACTGGAAACTTGCTGTGACCTTAactcattattttgttttctgtataAATACAgttcgttttaatttaaatactttAGTTTATCTTCTGATAATGATGACTGACCATGCCATCGAAATATCAAGAGCTATTGTATATGTTTTTCACAGTCTAATAAAAGGAGCTATCTCTATttggttcttttttgtttcgTCATAGGAAGGTAATGTGGTCATGGAAAAAATACCACCGTGGTATATTGGAGATGATACAAAACTATAAATTCAGAAATATTTGTTTGCAattagaagaaaagaagattGTACCAcctttatcaaaaattaatctTAAATTTCAGCAATATTAATGAGGACAAGATTTAATTGAGCCCAGTTATAATCAACTCTCTAAGCCAATGGATTAGAAACTTGCTGTGACACGGTAGTTAatattttgttctgtataaatatagtttgtttccattttaatattttagtttctgtAATGATGGTGAAAAAAATCATCGAAAAATCTAGAACTTTCGTAAAGATTtttactgtctaataaaaggtcCTATCTCTATTGGAACTCTTGTTTGTTTCTTCATTGGAAGGCAATgtggtcttggaaaaaatacCAATGTCGTATATATGGGGATGACAGACCAACCATAAATTCATCAATATATCGTttgcaattaaatgaaaagaagatcTTCATTGTAAATTCAACataaatttaagcaatattaGAGAACTCAAGAATTTGAATGAACCCAGTTGTAATGAACCCTCTATGCTAATGGCTTGGAGAATTGTTGTGACCTGGAAGCTATTATTTTGTACTATATAAAtacagtttgttttaattttagtacTGTAGTTTCTCTACTGATGCTAATGATTGAGttcgtttttgaaatatctataacatttgtgtatgtttttcactttaACCCCACTGGAactcttatttatttaatcctAGAAATACATTATGATCTTGAAAAAAACCAACCATGATACTTTAACTATAAATTCAGTAATAGTTCGTTTGCAATTGTAAAAAAGAAGATTGTACCAACcttccttaaaattttgacataagttgaagcaatattaaagaacacaagactttgaatgaaccCGGTTGTAATAAATCCTCTAAGCCAAGTGACTGGAGACTTAATGTGatccagaaattattatttcgcTATATAAATATAGTTTGTTTCAATTTGAATACTTCAGCTAGTTTCAGTAACTGACTGAATCATCGAAATATGTGGAGCCTTTGCATGTGTTCAATGTAATTTatcttatgtatttggaatcagcataataagccaattctttatACATATCTATTTAAATCAagttaaataacaatttttaagtaacgtaaagggcgaggtatttaaATAGAggcaacctctttcatataacataataatttcagttcgttttaagatttaatgctgcttcttacttttaggtataaaaaattggtttttatttaatttctaattgttgtAAATAAGGCAGAGAGATCTGCCTCCTTCTCCGTGGAAAAATCCTTCTCCCCGTGGAAAAGGACTTCTTTGAAAGTTCTTCCCACGGAGAATATTCCCCTCGTCGGAAAAACTGCCCTCAGACAATTCCTCTCTAGCTGAAtattccccctgaaaatttctcgTGGATGAGTCCAAGTTAAAAATGTTTCTTAgcacactttcatttaaaaataatttaatttcttattgttgtTAAATGCCAGAAATCTCCTCCTCTGCGGATAATTTTCCTGCAAATACCCCCTATCCTAGAAGAAAGTTGCTCCAGAAGAAAATTTCCTCCTGAAAATCTATCCTGCGGAAAACTCCCCCATCGAGAATTTCTCCCATGAAAAAGCCTCCCCTAGAATAATACTCCAGACAATTCAAGCCCAGTAAAAATTTCCTcgcggatatttttttttaatatctccacgtgtaaaattgagtcagcaaagagaaaataaggcaaataaaaagaatgtcgtatcaaaattctgggaGATTACCCCAGGTTAAATGCCCATGAATAAATCATCTGGAAACTTGGTCTGTATACTTTCTTATAAGAAATACTATGCGGAAACAATGGATAAGTATAACGACTTACAGACCTTTCCCTGGAGGCTGTGGAGGATTATGTTATCCGTGAAGGCAAAGTTTTCAATTATGCTAAGCAAAATggcttagaaaaaacttttattagaCGGCTTTGAGGAAAATGGGGGTGGGAGGAGGCAATTTACCCTATAATcattctggtcacttaaaaggggactagaacttttaatttccgttcaaaagAGCCTTTTCTTAGATTCTAAGTTCTAACTCGATCTCCCCTGGaaccaacaaaaagaaaataaatacgtatccatggtaaaaaaaatccacatttttgcagatgagaGCTCAAAACTTTTAGAATAGGGTTCTCGGCTACTCTGAATCTagtagtgtgattttcattaagattatttgTCTTTTGGGGGTtgttttaaccattttttttttaaatcaagcgAACTTTCTCAGACTCATGGACTTCgataggtaacattaaacttaacgaAACTCGTATATTTAGAACAAGCGTAATAAGTCATTTCTTatgatattatatattaatatcaaaattccatttttaaagtATCAGTTACTGTTTTGCCACGTCGCTCCATGCTTACAGGGCGCTACCATCGACTGTTTGACTACTTTTACgaagttgttttttaaaatcaatgatCAAAAATGTAAGGGTCCATTTTTAcgctatgaaaaataaaacaacaaacaagGATTAGTCCCTATTGCTGAAGAATACTCACATATAGtttaaagtaatttatttttgaaactttgaCTTACCTTTAAATATGGACGCCCCGCCGAGCATTGATAAAAGTATCTGCATTCACTTGGATCTGAGAAAAGGCCATCTGGAGAAGGACAGTCAAAGCAGTGAAAAAAATGGTCAGCTGTCACCATGTCAAGTGGTCCAACTCCTTCACACTCAGCAGCTTGGATGTACTGCTTTAGAGTATCATCACTCGCAAACCAGTTAATTGAACAATCGCAAATAAGGTCTGGAGCACCCCAGGTGCTCCACTCAATAAAACTTGCATTGTTcttccaatttttgaaaattggctcaaaaactgttttattaaTATGTCTTATATTATGTCCTCCCAAATAAATTCTTACCATATCTTTTGTATCGTCTATGAAAAAGGGTTCAAACTCTTCGAGTGGAACTCCTTCAAAAGATATATCAACATTGGGATATCCACCAGACAATAAATGACTTGGCACAACTTTCAAACGTGGATTATTCCTAAAAGTAATATACTGTGTTGCAACCCAATTCTTTGCAAACATGTATGGATGTAGTTTTTCAATTCCTGTATTTTCAATTAAGTAACTTCCAGTTATGTTGGCCTTGAGCGGGCTCACAGTCTTAAGATTTGGCATATTTCTTATTTGCAGTCGTCTCATATACTCACTACCCTCAGGAATAAAATCGAGAGACAAAAACTCCAATTCTCCTCCGTCAAATGAAACATCTCGTAATTGATAACAACTTTTGAACTGATCTTCGTTGAGCGCAACAAGTTTACTGCTTTTTATGTGTAATTCATATAACCCATATATATGGGTTATAACATTGCAGTCAATAGCCTGTGGATGTATTGTATGTAAATTCTGTGCAGTAATATTAAGTTTATTAAGCTGTGTAGCACCTGTTAGTGAATTTGGTTTCAGTTCTGTCAGAAAGGAGGAAAAAATGTGAAGACTAGAAATGTTGGCTTTATACTGATCAATACAAGCAGTCACTTCTTCACTTGATATGGCCTGAAATTAAAATCCAATCTCTTAAATTACaatccaaaatattttgttgaagCAACAAACTAGAGCTGAATTGTAATGCCAAAAATAAGGATGAAAAGGGTAAGGGTACATTCATCTTTGATATTTAATGTGAAAGACTATAATATAAGAGTTGAAATGATTTAAATTGACTTCAGAGTATTTTCTctgagggagggagagagagagagagagagagagagagagagagagagagaNNNNNNNNNNNNNNNNNNNNNNNNNNNNNNNNNNNNNNNNNNNNNNNNNNNNNNNNNNNNNNNNNNNNNNNNNNNNNNNNNNNNNNNNNNNNNNNNNNNNTCAGTCACACAGACACAGTGAGAGAGacataaaaaatacacaagaaCACAAAATCAgagatgaaaaaaaagacagagagaGAAGCAAACAGACGCCTTTTCACAAAGGCACGATTGGAGAGAGACAAGAAAGACACATGAAAATACGAAGTAAAACCCACAAATACAGGCAAGGAGACATGCAAATAAACACTCAGTCAGAGAGGCATGGCTGAAGAGGGACACAAAGTCAAACTCACAACCACAAAGTCAgatacacaaacaaacaaagacaggCAAAGAAACATGCAAACAGATTCTCAGTCACACAAGCACTATAGTAGGGAGACAAAAAACACTCCcaaacacacaaagtcagacacaaaaagaacaaagacaggcacagagatatgcaaacagacgctcagtcacacaggcacaactggagaaaaaaaacacgcaaagtcagacacacaaacgaacaaaacagacacaaagacaagcAAACAAACGCCCAGTCATACAGGCACGCTGGGAGAGAGGCATAAACGCACGAAAATcataaaatcaattgaaaactgcttaaaaattaaaatgtagttCACTAAGTTGTTATCAAAAAAGACCAGATGTGAGGGCTGTCATAGAATGTACCACGTTATTTCACTGACAAAATGTAGATTTCACAAAGTCAatggaaaactgcttagaagctaaaaatgttGTTGACTCACTTACTATATCAAAAGACCAGATATGAGGGCTTTCATGGGATGTATTGCACTGTTTAATTGACAAcatgaataataaaacaataccATATAACAAATCATTTTCGAAATTATCGGAAACATGCCAAGAAATTCTCCAATACCAGAATGATTACGAAATGCGAGAAAATGCATCATTCTTGAGATTCTTAGAAACATACCAAGAAATTCTTGGTGTCCTACAAAATTACaaatccaaaaatataaaaacacttcaGTTGGCTGTCACAGGATGTATTATATTGTTTCAAGGAACAACATGAATGATTATACAATACCAAACAAAACTTAATTCCTTAAATTAGTCCCAAAAAAGTCCCAAAAAAcccataaatttcataaaatcatcGTAGAACTGCATAGAAGTTAAATTATTCTTAATTTAGTGGTCATCCCAAAAGATCAGATGTGAGGGCTGTCAGaggatgtattgtattgtttcattgacaacatgaatgattacaAAATACTAGATCACACATCATGCTTGAAATTCTTGCAAACATGCCAAAAATTTGTCTGAAATCAGGATGCATATACTTGTAGTGATGCCAAAAAAGTTGTTAGTAACTCAAATAGAGCATCGAATATGGGCTGCCAGAGTATCTGTCCACCAAAAATTCCACAaataattcaaagtaaaaaaaaattccgaaaagcccataaatttcatataatcaatggaaaactactcagaaattaaaatgtagCTGACTAAGTTGTTATCACAAAAGACCAGATGTGAGGACTGTCGCAGAATGTACCGGGCTATTTCACTAACAAAATGAATGATCACACAATACCAGATAACAAATTCTCAGAAACATACCAAGAAATTCTCTGATTTCTGAAGAGTATGGGCAAAATGAATGATTACACAATACCAGATAACAAATTCTCgaaaaaataccaagaaattcTCAGAAATCAGGATGTATATACTTGTAGTGATACCAAAAAGGGGTTAGTAACTCAAATAGTACATCAGGTTATAGGTTGCAACTACACCTGTCCCCAAAAAATTCCTTGGAAAGTCcttaaggtcaatctcctaCGTTGATTAAGATAGCATTGAAATACGTAacgagatttcctcctttctcgttggcttaattgctctcttGAAGGTTGTATCAGAGTATTTAAAAACTGTTGACTTCCTTGAACATTAcgaccggatttaaagggatttaaaatttttaacacatctaattggtaacagctgaccattggAATTTGGTTGGTTACAAGTTAGATAAcagttttgaatttgatatttcacaatgggcagaaaaaaaaacaagaacaaataagGGAcaggaaaacctgagacattggtaagttctatctcaacgttatagtagaatatatcacttttattcatttacaagttacattttcaaacagttcatggtaacaaactgtagtaaggagcgaccaggctcaatagtaattaatacatgttttgatacaaatagttacatcaaaagaattgcattttaatgctgattttaaatatataagtttcatcaagattagtcttaccgatcaaaagttacgagaaaatgtgccttattttagaaaataggcggaaataccctctaaaactcacagaatcttaacaaaatcacaccatcagagtcagcgtatccgagaaccttactttagaagtttcaagcccctatcataaaaaatgtggaattttttatttttgccagaagacagataacgggtgcgtattttttgttttttgttgttgtttttttcctcaggggcgATCGtgtcgacctagttgtcctagaatgtcgcaagagtgttcattctaacgtaaattaaaagttctagtgtcctttttaagtgaccaaaaagttggagggcaccgaggccccctccaacgcacatttttctccaaggtcaccggatcaaattttgagatagccattttgtttaacttagtcaaaaacctaataactatatttttggggatgactaaatccaccacagtacctgggggaggggcggcaacttataaactttgaccattgtttacacatagtagttgttaattatgaagtgtacagacgttttcaggggactattttgtgttggggttaggataggtcgggggggggggggggcaggttacgtgggaggatctttccatggaaggaatatttcatgagggaagagaatttccatgaaggggtcgcaggattttctagcatcatttataaaaagacaatgagaaaatattttttttcaactggaagtaatgatcaacattaaaacttaaaacgaacataaaatattacttatataagggggttcgtctcttccacaataccttgctctttacgctacagtatttttagtaactctaactagttactctacggcctttgtgcttcaagggtcattctgaaagatttgggacaaaattcaagctttagtgtaaagaacgaggtattgacgagggggcaaacccccttatatctatatatataaaaataagttgtctgtctgtggatgtgtggatgtgtcaggtgacgtcacctgaaaaaactggatcaggtgacgtcaaaactgaaaaaactaaaaaaaggcaaaaactacaaaaaaaaactaaaaactaataaaaaaagtaaaaaagctaaaaaactaaaaaaactaaaaaaactaaaaaaaggtaaaaaactaaaaaaaataaaaaataaaaaaaaactaaaaaaaaggaaaaaactgaaaaataagctaaaataaaggtaaaaaccaataaaaaactaaaaagaaaaaaaggaaaaaactaataaatgacgacactcaaagagaaagcgaccagg is part of the Artemia franciscana chromosome 1, ASM3288406v1, whole genome shotgun sequence genome and harbors:
- the LOC136026506 gene encoding uncharacterized protein LOC136026506 isoform X3; amino-acid sequence: MLSLYHSLVSSYINYGCMIWAISSEEVTACIDQYKANISSLHIFSSFLTELKPNSLTGATQLNKLNITAQNLHTIHPQAIDCNVITHIYGLYELHIKSSKLVALNEDQFKSCYQLRDVSFDGGELEFLSLDFIPEGSEYMRRLQIRNMPNLKTVSPLKANITGSYLIENTGIEKLHPYMFAKNWVATQYITFRNNPRLKVVPSHLLSGGYPNVDISFEGVPLEEFEPFFIDDTKDMVRIYLGGHNIRHINKTVFEPIFKNWKNNASFIEWSTWGAPDLICDCSINWFASDDTLKQYIQAAECEGVGPLDMVTADHFFHCFDCPSPDGLFSDPSECRYFYQCSAGRPYLKKCPDGLVFDASKQICEWPFNVQGECGTK
- the LOC136026506 gene encoding uncharacterized protein LOC136026506 isoform X1, yielding MSFGNYVACSVSVLLLIIPTCRSNVQCIFKESSRSSDLDHLTRSLNIVDAISSEEVTACIDQYKANISSLHIFSSFLTELKPNSLTGATQLNKLNITAQNLHTIHPQAIDCNVITHIYGLYELHIKSSKLVALNEDQFKSCYQLRDVSFDGGELEFLSLDFIPEGSEYMRRLQIRNMPNLKTVSPLKANITGSYLIENTGIEKLHPYMFAKNWVATQYITFRNNPRLKVVPSHLLSGGYPNVDISFEGVPLEEFEPFFIDDTKDMVRIYLGGHNIRHINKTVFEPIFKNWKNNASFIEWSTWGAPDLICDCSINWFASDDTLKQYIQAAECEGVGPLDMVTADHFFHCFDCPSPDGLFSDPSECRYFYQCSAGRPYLKKCPDGLVFDASKQICEWPFNVQGECGTK
- the LOC136026506 gene encoding uncharacterized protein LOC136026506 isoform X2, which gives rise to MSFGNYVACSVSVLLLIIPTCRSNVQCIFKESSLNIVDAISSEEVTACIDQYKANISSLHIFSSFLTELKPNSLTGATQLNKLNITAQNLHTIHPQAIDCNVITHIYGLYELHIKSSKLVALNEDQFKSCYQLRDVSFDGGELEFLSLDFIPEGSEYMRRLQIRNMPNLKTVSPLKANITGSYLIENTGIEKLHPYMFAKNWVATQYITFRNNPRLKVVPSHLLSGGYPNVDISFEGVPLEEFEPFFIDDTKDMVRIYLGGHNIRHINKTVFEPIFKNWKNNASFIEWSTWGAPDLICDCSINWFASDDTLKQYIQAAECEGVGPLDMVTADHFFHCFDCPSPDGLFSDPSECRYFYQCSAGRPYLKKCPDGLVFDASKQICEWPFNVQGECGTK